GGTTAAACCAAATGATGACCATTAAAGACCTCATGTTATGCAGTTGTACGCTTAATTTTACGTGAATCCGAGTTAAAGAAAACCATGCCGAATAGAATCAAGACTTCTAGGGCAGTGAGTCTTGGAGAGGAACTAATGATAAATGTGCGTGTATTGGTTATATCAGGTAGCCAATGCTAGGGTTAATGACATTTTTTGGCCAGCAGTATGTCATGAGATTTCGGACCAAATGAAACTCGTCAGGCTATATTCAACgcgatatatattttataattaacatttttgtcgCCAAAATGATTAAGTCGCATATTGTCATTATATACATTGAAACACTTCATTAATTACAATTATCCAAGTATTTTTTTCGAAAACACCTGTGaggatatttaaatttaaatgcattgaaatcaaatattctaCTAGCCTTGATAATAAATGTCAGagtataagttttttttttctaaaaaaagtaCGTGTCAAACATAAGTTGACCAGTTAACTGTATGCCAcctaacccccacccccaccccaaccccGTCCATACTGATCTTTTCTAGAAAGGGGActattttattgattgaaaGGAAATGTTAAGAGTAGCATCAAGTAGCGTGAATTCTCCTTCGTGCTGTAATTGTCAAGGTCAAGTAATGTTGAACTTGCCAATGAAAACGGGTCACGTGTTATTGACATTATCAAAAAATGCGTTAAAATGTCAGAAATGCAAATCTTATCttcaaagtttgaaattaaaacatatttcaaaaacgaAAATATcgacgtacatgtatatttgtagaTTATTCACTATAataacacaggcacctgacgttatttatttttctcgtaataaaaataaataccctcTAACTAATAATACACATTTGGTATAgagtatttgttttttttatgagaaaaataaataacgtcGGGAGCCTGTGTTGATTTCAGCGAGGAGACCCAAAGGACAACTCTGTATCGATTAGGAACCCAAAACACGCGAGAACTTAATAGATTGTGTAAACCTTTGGTGACAATTATAAAAAACGACATGACGGGTTCATTTTCAGAAATTTTGACATAATCTTTTATCGGGAAAATAAATCAAGTCTTATCTGAGTCTAGCAAACCAAATGCAGTAGAGCTTTTTGTTCTTGCAAAAGTGTGTGAAACTGACATTTTCCGCTGGGAGGTCGCAATAGGAAAGATTTATCTGGCGATTGAACTATCACACATTGCAAAATCAAAGTCTTATAGCAATCCAAAGACAAAACATCTATTGCTAAACAAGACAActatttgtttgatattttagaTTTCAATTACATTGTTTAAATACTTTTAATGGCACGAAATCCGATGGTTAATGTGAAAGAAAATATGTGCGATGTGACTGGACCAGAGTTCAGCTTTCTATTTTGAACCTTGTTATGAAGTTTAATGAAGCAGCAACAACTTACCACAGCGAAAATAAGAGCCTACTTTGATACCCTGACTTATCGATAACCGCATTGAATAGAGTATTGAACTTAGTTATTATAAATAATCATAATGAACGTTTAGAATCAATATATCAGGAACAGGAGATATTTTGAAGCCCTAATCCATAAATTAGAGCCTTCGATTCGACAAAGCTATTTctaaaagatcaaattttaaacctGCATCGCAGATTGAATTGTTCATGCAAGTGTGGATATGGCTTTTAAAGACCATTActaggggttttttttacctAGTCGAGCAGAAAACATGTTTTTCCACTTTCGACGCAAATCGCTTTGTCATGGATCTACAAGAAGCAATTAACTAATTATTTGGGAGATCTGTCCGGAACTTGGAGATTAGGTGAAATTCAGTGTGTTTTTTTTCAAGGGAAAATATTGACCCCAAGTTATGACGAGGTAGATGTTACATTTGAACAGTTCAAAGTTTTCCCTGTCTAATCAGGTGCAGTTAAAGCGCTCTATTATAATGGAAAGCGCTTGATACGTGAAcattttacatatcaaactgtcGCAGGACGGCGTTTCGACGGATTTAAAATACCAAGGGGAAATGAACGTAAGAGGATTTGAGCAATGTAGACATTATCGAGATGAGAAGTTTATGAAAGGAAATAACTGTGTAGTTGAACAGGTTCCCTCAGAGCAACTATAGTCTGTGAAGAAGCAGTTCATACAGAGGGGTGTCGACACACGCCGAGTGGCTATTGAACAGTGATATAGATTTTTCATTCACTTTATTAATGTCTGTTACGCCTAGAGGATTTAAAAGAAGATTCATATATTCAATTTCATATGGCACTTTTCTGCCGAATATAATCGGAACGGGTCTGATTGTCGTACAGGAGGAATAGAGACAGGGGCGATATCGCTATCACTAGACACAGCTTCAACCCCAAACAACTCAGGAAAATGGTTCTCCGAGAGGAAACGGTGATCCAAGTGAAGTCACTGGTGAATGAGATGGAGAAATCGACGGATTTGAACCACATTAAGGAAGTAGTTGGTACCAAAAACATAGGCAAAAATTCCCAAGACATGGTTCGTCCGAGGAGTCGAACCTCTAATCATTCCTCCAAATCGGACCGTGTAAACGCGTGCATGGCCAACAATCTCTTTCATTCGGCCGTCAAAGGAAGATTTCGGAAAGTCAAGCTGATTCTGGATGGAGGATACAAAATCAACAGCAGAAATAACTATGGTTACAGTGTACTCGTTGGTGCGCTTCACATTGACTGTGACGAGAAACGCGGGAAAATGTTTCGCTATTTGCTGTCGAGAAATGCTGATCCAAAAGACAAGGATTCCAAACACAATCGGTCCGTACTTTCCTGGGCAGCCATTCTAGGTCGAGCTGAACAGGTCGATATGTTGCTGAATATTTTAAACGGTGACCATGACCTTACAGACAAGGACACCGAAGGAATGACGGTCTTACATCACGCCACCCAAGGCGGGCACGTTGGGATAGTTAGGCGACTGGTTGAAGAATTTCGACGTTTTCGATTGTCTGTTGACGTTCATGACAATTTAGGACTCACGCCTTACTTGCACGCTAAAAGACTCGGTTACAAGGAAATAACAGAAATTTTACACAAAGAAGGCAGGGCTTGCCCGGGACAGTCTGACAGTTACACGTTTAGGAGTGCTGAGGAATGGTCCGAAATTGGACAgtcaatgaaagaaaaacaactGAATCAGAAACGGAAATCCAATTTTGAGCGAGCTGCTATATTTGGAAGCAGTAGAATGCTGAGATTACACTACAATATGTATGACACACCCCTTATAAGAGTTTCGGCACCCGTGTCAGAAACAAGTGctgaaaatgataaaactacATATTTTGTCGTGAAAAAAGACCCACCATTGCGGTTACAGCCTAAACATGCGAGAGAAAACTACACCGCGCCACCATTCTCGAAATCTGAGCCAAACAAAGCCGCGGTtgcaaaccattttgaagcttCTAAATCTGTTCCTAATCAGTCGTTGTCATTGCTTTCTTTAACACCCGGCGCAAGAATGAAAGAGGCAGAGAAGTTTCATAAAAGTCAACCTGATTTATCCAAAATTAACATGAAGCCAGACAAACGTGGCCATATCGCCACCATAGGGTCTTTCATGAAAGTGTTAGCCGAGCAAAATACGACGTCATATCGTCCGACCATTGTAGAAAGTCCACACCATTTAGATGTACCATGCTTGCGCACAAAGAAAGACTCTACATTTGCAAGCATCTTTGGAAAGAAAAGAGCAAATGGGAAATGCCAAGGAAAGAAGAAACGAAATTCAGCCAAAACAACGGTATCCACGGGTAGCAAAAAGGCGATACGAGCTTAGTTATCATGTGAAGTACTGTTTAAGTGACCAAGTTGTTGTATATTAACAGAAATATGAGAGAATATTTAGCGTATCTTGGCAAGAACGGTGTACAAATTGACCGAGTTGTATATCAACTGAAATTTCGATGCGTATTAAGCGTTTCTTGGCAAGAACCATGTACATGTTGACCAGGTTGTATATTTACTGAAATATCGGTGCGTATTTAACGTTTCTTGGCAAGAACTATGTTTGCCCCACTGAACATGTGcactttgatatatttaaaggaCAATAAACGATTTAAAGGATTAAACTTCTTGGTCACCGTTAGGTGATTGGGTTAATCTCCTTGTAATAAGTTGTTTCTATTTATGCAAACTACCATAATCTGTTAAATTTACCATTTAAAGAATCGTTGATGGATTATTACGTGAAATAGAAGTGGACCAATTTATATGAGAATGGTTTTCTTAACACTTGTAATTTAACAATGTAATATGTAAATGGCACTACATTTTTTGATCTGCTATTTATATTACCTCTCGTGGTGAGATTAAAGATTAACTAACATGAgattatcattatttagaaattgcaaGACTCATGACAGAAACGAGATGAGATAGAATATGGTTTATTTACCTAGTTATATGAAATCAAACTTTGAGAGTAGAGTTCGTCTGATACGAGAATGGCCTTGTTTACCTAAGTGATATCATTTCACTTTGAATGGGTTTAAAGAATCGGCATTCCTATCGGAGATCACTTCAGACCAGACATGGCTAGTTAACACCTTCAGTTACATGTATTCGCTTTGTTCCTACACTAAATATTTCTATATTACCTAATGCCACACATATCCAAGAGGCGATCAGtctacatttaattatttttaattgttgaaTGTATATTGATAAAAGTCTTGTAGATGCCACTTTCAGCGATAACATTAATGGAAGGGGCGTTTTCTTCTCATTGTTTAGGAATCTACGATTCATTCTATATACTCTGTTATCGATGACACGATATTTAGCTGGTTTACACAGATTATAACCCTATGATCAggttgtgtttttgttatgCTGCAAAGTGAATGAAGTTGTAATACAAAACCGTTGAAATGTTTTATGCAAGCCTAGTATGAGGACTTAAAACAAGTGTTTAATCTCGAAATAACGGTCAATTTCATAAACAGAGATAAGAAAGAAATAGAACATCACATCTTTATTACGAATAAAACTCGCACAATATCTTTGATATACATCATGGTCACAAAAGAATAACAATCATGCAGTGGAACTGGTACAACAAGAACTTAAAATCAGCGACACTGTTTTTTTATAGGTTGGGAGggatgctctctctctctctctctctctctctctctctcaatttatTGCTGAAAACACGTTTTCCACCCAATAACAAATTACATAACAACAATGCAATATGTGATGACGGTGATGgtgatggtgatgatgatgattttaACACTAAAATGCTATGATTCAGAAACCGGAATATCTAAAAAGTACGCTTTAAAGTTGACGTTTATGAATTTAGTACCTTTGTGAAATCAGTAAGCAAACAACATTCACGATGTATGATCttaattatcaattttgaaaagtataaccaaaaatagtaaatatatttaataataaatgacaaaataaaattaagttttgtgaaaaaatggtcTCGGAACTAAAAGACTTTTTCCTGACTTGCATTGTTAAGCTTGGAATACCGGTACAACCGACCAATCTCCATAGTATACCGTAAATTTCTTATTCTTTACACATGGTGACTCTCCACTTTACTGGCCTCCTTTTCGTCTTGTGACGTGCTAGGCTCATTCCTCATCTCCACGCTATTTGTTTCGGTGTCTTTGACTGCATCAGCAATCTTCTCAGCTGCGATAATTTCTTGCAAGTATGCCTTAATGTCGATTTTTTGCCCGCCGTTGTCGACCACAAACACGTTGTTTTGATCCGCCCCTTGTGCTTGTTGCGCTGACTGATTTTGTGGTAGGTAAACTACCTGTCTGTTTTGCTGGTTGGTGACACCAACTAGAGCTTGGACAAGGCCTTGAATCAGTTGTGAGGAGTTACCTGTTCCCTGGTCGTTGGAGTTCTTTCCTGTTCTGCGCATTTCGAGTGTATTTTCCCGCGTGTCACTGAGGTTACTCACACAGCTGGACAATTCACTAGCAGCGCCACCTACAGTGTCACTAAGGCCACTCATGGTGCGTGATACATTTGTTGCTTTGGATGTTCTCGGCGTAGCTTTAGAAGGTGGCTCACAGCAACAGAAGATCCATGGAGCTCGTTTGTACAATGCTTCTCTGAATTTGGGATGACTCAGGGCATACACGATCGGGTTGTGCATGGCGCTAGCCTTTGCCAACATGACAGGCAACTCTGAAAGGAAAGGTGTTACCCATTCTGCTGGACCAAATTGGCCGATTAAAGCCACTGTAGCATAAGGGCTCCATGATAGCATGTAGAAGAATACGATTATAATGGCAACTTTCGCAACTTTAACCTCTGCTTttgttttctcttgattagcTTTGATATCatcaactttcatttttgctGCCATTTGCTGCATTTTGCGTTCGTGTTTTTTCAGAGCCCGGATTATCAATATATATGACAAAGCAATGACAAGCAATGGGGCAGCAAATCCGAAAAGGTAAAGGAAAAATATGTATGTTCTATTATTAGGAGTTGTAGTTAGGTAATCAAAAGTGCAAGATGTCTGGAATCCCTCTGCAACGTAACGACCCCAGCCGAAGAGGGGTGGTAGAGAGGCGCATAGAGACCACACCCAGACAATGCAGATCATTATAAAGGCCTTCTTACGGGTCATATTGCGGGCGGCTCTGAGTGGGTGAGCAATGGCGTAGTAGCGGTCCACACTGATTGCGGACAAGGTGGTTATTGACATCAATCCAAAGATTCCACCAACTAGTCCATACAACTCACAAGCTGAAAGGTATACAGGCAGCAAATGTATTCCCTGTTGCTCTCAGTGCAACAATCAAGAACAGGTAAAAACTAGAATGGCAAAAACGTTTACCTGTATTTCCCCATATCCACTTCTTGTTGAATGCTGATATTGTCAATAGAGGGAAACCCATCACCAGAGAAAATATCATGTCGCTAAGAGCCAAGTTCACAATGAACATATTAGACGGCGTCTTCAAGTTTTTGGTgctatatattaaacaaaaaaaagaggagaaaatcttaataaaaattataattttgtacatgctgatataaattaaaatggttaaaattttacaaagctttgataaatttcaatcaacaaaaaccaTACATACGTGCTGAAGATGTAGATAACGGTTGCATTGCCGAAGATTCCGATGATACCGACGATGGAGATGAACACCCCTATGGCGTAGTGCCAGTTGTCGGAGACCAGGGGGAAGTTGTACCAGTGGGGGTGAACGAAGAAGGTGTAGGTATCAAAGATGTGGGTGGTGGTCTCGTTCATTGAGATGTCCGTCACTGTGGTCGGGGGGAGGTAGGTTGCTGGAATACAAACATAAATACAAACATTAACTCATTGCACTTGGTAACGTAAACGATTTGTAGCTTGGAATACCAATTACCCAAATTTTCGCTGAATTATCTATTAAACCTATTGTTTCGAATCGACGCACGGATGCCAATTTATATATACTTTGATAACACTGTTGGTGTTAAGTGGGGGCTAATATTAGCAATTGTGTTTTATATTGAGCAgaagaaacaacaaaatatcaaacgTGATATGAAAGAAgtatgaaatacaaaaaaatgtctATATATTCAATGTTTAATTCCATGTTCCGACTGAAAAATGAGTATGAATAACCATAAGCAAAGTCAATGGCTAACACACGTACATGTACGTACGAAATATCTCTTCtcatttttggtaaaaaatgttagCTTTATCTATTATAATTAGAATTCTCCCCGAAAAGGACCGTAAAAGggatatgtttttaaattaaagacaaAGCAACTTTGTTACAGAGAGCTTTTCACtttttttcacaactttttttttaacatcaaatATAAAACGTTACCCTCGTCGTAAACGTAATTCTGTTTTTAGTTCTGTTTTTTagtttatgaaataaatctCTCGAAAAATCATTTTCGCTGATAGAATCAATGTTTTAGTCTTAATTAGTACAACGAATGACACCTTGCGTGTGAAAGAATATCAAGTTGATTCTTCCATAAAGCTGCTTAGGGCTGTCTCATTGTCATATTCACTAATAAAGGATGAGGATGCTTAATACTACAAATAAGCCACGTAAGTGGATCAATGTGGAACATTTTCAGACGTCGCTTGAAATTATTGGCCCGAAAATTTCAGGAACCTTTTTGTTTGCACTTGCTACACAACACTTGTCGTGTAAAATGTAAACTACATATGCGTAAATATTGTTAACAATTTAACgcaatacattgtatattttaatacatatttataatatctaaGTTTTGTCGAAacacttattaaaaaaaacccaaaagatAAAATTAGAATATACCTAATTATAATATCGAATTTTTTGCAAcccataacaaaaacaaaaacaaaattttacaacAGTTACCTTCAATTTGATTGTCTTCAATCTAAATTGTAGCAtttaatttagaatttaaaagaaaatagctggaaaattttaaatatgttcatttgaaatgtaaattggTACCTGTGCTATCCATGGTATGCTATTCCCGGCTTCCCGATCCAAGTCCAGAGCCTGCTGTCAAAGAGCACACAAAGACACAATGCCGACCGACCGAGCATTTATATCCTCTTCCTCCTGAGCCCTGCATCCCTTGTAAGTATCTTATGCTTTGGGTGTTGTCACGAATGGGAATTAATTATAAAGGAAATTTGGTCTTGGAATTAATGTTGTGTTCTAGGTATGCCTGTGTAGAACCGTTTGTTGACAAAGGACACGAGATTTTTATTCACATGTAAGGGTTAACGGTCTTTTTTCTATAATGATGTAATAAAATagaattaagattttaaaaaagaatattatataattatttcgCTTGTTTGCAGGCAATAAACAGGCAAATTATCAAATAGGGGTATTCAAgtgtaattcttttttatatatataaaaataaacaatagttTGTAAGTGAAAATGACATTcgattatcaataaaaaaaaattgcacaatAGTTCAGacagttttaataaaatgttttcctctACCCATGGATCTCTATCACGTGTTATCAATGATCGTTATTAGGGTCAAACACTTGGTTGTCGGACATGCGTGCACAAGAGATAAACTGAACTCCACCcattaaaatgtgtatttctttttaaggtACATCTTTTAATATACATATCACGGCAGATTGTAAGTTAAGTATTTAACATCATCTTTGaaacagcccccccccctctccgATATTTCTTACTATTAATAAAggttttaattacaaaatatgaatgaaagCAATGCAGCACCGACCTTGGTTACTTTTAATGCTAGCGGTCTGATCATTTCGCcttaaaatacttttgaaacagGCGATTTGTTTAGTCAGATGACTCAATTTTATAACTTCTCATTTTTTCCCTCCGATCCCAAAATTTCGGATATGCGTCAAGACCCTGGTCGCTGATTGCGATTGAGGCCAGACAAACACCCGGCTATCTCAACCGCTAAAGACACGAACCGACAACTGCGCCCTCACCAAGGCTAATTACAAAATAGAATAACATATCCCCCGAAGACCATGATAAAATCAATCATTTGTTTTCCAAAGGCCAGTTGAAGAAGGGCAATGAGTTCAACAAGTTTGGCCTACAAACAGACCCAACAAAGATAAAAAGAAGTGGCGGAGACCAAGAAATAGCCATTGTGAATTTTACGTCGTTAAACGATGCCGGTGGAAATCATGTACTTTTTCATAGTCTTTCAATGCTTTATACATTTTACTCAAAGCGTGCCCCGTCGTCAAGGTAATTCGGACCACAATTTACTGAGGGTGTAAACGATGTTGCTGCAAAAGCTTATAATGCCTTGTTAAATTGAAAAGCAATAGTAAAATGAATTGATCTGTTTAAGGAGATATTATTTTGACTCTTTTCTATAGTGTGGGAAGACGCTCGTTTAGTCGGAAGATCCAATTCGGGGATCCTGGAACTGAAGCAAAATGACGGGTCTTGGAACAAAGTGTGCGCGGATGAGTACTGGACTCTACAGGTTGCAGGGGTTGTTTGTCGCCACGTTGGATTTGATCGACAGACCAAAATCAGATCAAGGGTAAGGAATATATAATCTATCaatgatattcttttttttttctaccttTTTACACAggtaaaaacatttataaagaattattgcatttttttgttattttacacttttcttaatttttttcagacaatACAACAGAAAGAACACTTGTATTCTAAATTGAAATGTAAAGGTTCTGAAAATAGTACTCAGCAATGTCTCACAACAACAGGTAAACTGAATTTCTAGAGTAAAGTCCAAATTAATTATAATCATGCAtatgtcttttaaaaaagatttgaagTTGAATATACGTAAATGCTTTATTTCAGTAAGAACGTGCAGTACGCACAAAGAGGCCCTTTTGATGTGTGCCAGACCAAGGGATATCAGTGGAGGTATGTATAGCAAACGCAATTCCACTCCTAGCAAGAAAGATTTGGCCAAACTGCCGGACTAACACCGTTTATATTTGTAGGCCCTGCTTCTTGTTCGGACCGTCAGTTTCTGTGTCGTAGGGAGAACAAATGTATCCCGGCCCGCTGGCGGTGTGATTACGTGTCTGACTGTGATGACGGGGCGGACGAACAGAACTGTACACGTGAGTACAAACACGTGTTCTCCGGATCCATAATGTACAATTTGTAAATTGATTGTACGATTTACGGATTCcctaaaattaatgaaataatacaCCCCTGGatcagaaaaaaaagttaaatcttTTTACCTTTTTGATTGATGTAATGTAGATTTGTAAATGAAGCTAATTCTTAAATGAAAAGTTACACCCAGGCAGTTCCAAAAACCGATTGCCGAACACCCATCAATTTGTTTAGGATGCGGTTCAGTTATCTacgtttttcacttgttaacagtttgaaaataaaagaaagtgCATATATGTTACCTGTTGTATAAGGCAGGTTAAATTTaagttaagaatttttaaactaaCGAAAAAATAATTACTTCAGTGGAAAAAATCACTTCGACTTATACATCTATTACACGCAAAATTCAGTTTACAGTTTTGCGCATATCTACAAAGAATATTCTACAAAATTAACAGCCAGAATCAACATTCCAATGATCAGCCACTATCTTCGACTCTCCAGCGTCAACGGAAAAAGCAACGAGGGAATCCTGCAGTTTAATTATGCCAACCATTGGGGGACGATTTGTGATGATGGCTTTGACATTGTGGCCGCTAACATCGCTTGCAAACAGCTCGGTTTTCCGTAAGTATACATATTTGACAGTATATAGTACTTATGTAACCGAGCAGAAAGGAGGTAGTTGATGGTTTCAGTCAAtttattaaatagataaataaaggcattgacctataaacaaataaataaaacattagacataaaatacagttttacacatacatttgatatgttttgtttctgaAATCTTTGACAATAAGCAACCGTTACtccgttacttacatgtatattattacaGGTAAAGGTATAAGTAATACTATAATGATgacaaaatgtaattaattctCATCAGTCGTGTTTTATTTTGGCTTCACGCGAAAGGATC
This portion of the Magallana gigas chromosome 7, xbMagGiga1.1, whole genome shotgun sequence genome encodes:
- the LOC105341997 gene encoding ankyrin repeat domain-containing protein 50 produces the protein MVLREETVIQVKSLVNEMEKSTDLNHIKEVVGTKNIGKNSQDMVRPRSRTSNHSSKSDRVNACMANNLFHSAVKGRFRKVKLILDGGYKINSRNNYGYSVLVGALHIDCDEKRGKMFRYLLSRNADPKDKDSKHNRSVLSWAAILGRAEQVDMLLNILNGDHDLTDKDTEGMTVLHHATQGGHVGIVRRLVEEFRRFRLSVDVHDNLGLTPYLHAKRLGYKEITEILHKEGRACPGQSDSYTFRSAEEWSEIGQSMKEKQLNQKRKSNFERAAIFGSSRMLRLHYNMYDTPLIRVSAPVSETSAENDKTTYFVVKKDPPLRLQPKHARENYTAPPFSKSEPNKAAVANHFEASKSVPNQSLSLLSLTPGARMKEAEKFHKSQPDLSKINMKPDKRGHIATIGSFMKVLAEQNTTSYRPTIVESPHHLDVPCLRTKKDSTFASIFGKKRANGKCQGKKKRNSAKTTVSTGSKKAIRA
- the LOC105341996 gene encoding rhodopsin, GQ-coupled; the encoded protein is MDSTATYLPPTTVTDISMNETTTHIFDTYTFFVHPHWYNFPLVSDNWHYAIGVFISIVGIIGIFGNATVIYIFSTTKNLKTPSNMFIVNLALSDMIFSLVMGFPLLTISAFNKKWIWGNTACELYGLVGGIFGLMSITTLSAISVDRYYAIAHPLRAARNMTRKKAFIMICIVWVWSLCASLPPLFGWGRYVAEGFQTSCTFDYLTTTPNNRTYIFFLYLFGFAAPLLVIALSYILIIRALKKHERKMQQMAAKMKVDDIKANQEKTKAEVKVAKVAIIIVFFYMLSWSPYATVALIGQFGPAEWVTPFLSELPVMLAKASAMHNPIVYALSHPKFREALYKRAPWIFCCCEPPSKATPRTSKATNVSRTMSGLSDTVGGAASELSSCVSNLSDTRENTLEMRRTGKNSNDQGTGNSSQLIQGLVQALVGVTNQQNRQVVYLPQNQSAQQAQGADQNNVFVVDNGGQKIDIKAYLQEIIAAEKIADAVKDTETNSVEMRNEPSTSQDEKEASKVESHHV